The Rhodobacter sp. CZR27 genome includes a window with the following:
- a CDS encoding cupredoxin domain-containing protein has translation MRTCITTVIAVCLAGMAQAGGEHTGGHMAHDTKAGGHASHDTAAGGHASHDVAAGGHASHEDAAGGHVTPLGTPASAGSATRSVTVSMAETADGRMIFRPARLSVAAGETVRLLIRNDGQQEHEFMMGSAPEIAAHKRLMEETPDMPHTEANAVRLDPGASGEIVWSFGQPGRYEFACLILGHYEAGMHGPLVVE, from the coding sequence ATGAGAACCTGCATCACCACCGTGATCGCCGTCTGCCTAGCCGGCATGGCGCAGGCCGGGGGCGAGCACACCGGGGGCCACATGGCGCATGACACCAAAGCCGGGGGGCACGCGTCGCATGACACCGCAGCCGGGGGCCACGCATCGCATGACGTCGCAGCCGGAGGCCACGCGTCGCACGAGGACGCGGCCGGAGGCCATGTGACGCCGCTCGGCACGCCGGCCTCTGCCGGGTCGGCGACGCGCAGCGTGACTGTCAGCATGGCCGAGACGGCGGACGGCCGCATGATCTTCCGCCCGGCACGCCTGTCCGTCGCGGCCGGCGAGACGGTCCGGCTGCTCATCCGCAACGACGGCCAGCAGGAGCACGAGTTCATGATGGGCTCGGCCCCGGAGATCGCCGCGCACAAGCGGCTCATGGAAGAGACGCCGGACATGCCGCACACCGAGGCCAACGCCGTTCGGCTCGACCCCGGCGCGAGCGGCGAGATCGTCTGGAGCTTCGGACAGCCCGGGCGCTACGAGTTCGCCTGCCTCATCCTCGGCCATTATGAGGCGGGGATGCACGGCCCGCTGGTCGTCGAATGA